In candidate division KSB1 bacterium, the following proteins share a genomic window:
- a CDS encoding transposase, producing MSRKGNPRDNAQAESFMATLKKEEVYLSDYDTFAEAQARLPHFIDQVYNRDRRHSALGYLSPVEFELKSKQPPTPHLTQHT from the coding sequence ATGTCCCGCAAAGGCAACCCGCGCGACAACGCCCAGGCCGAGAGCTTCATGGCCACGCTGAAAAAGGAAGAAGTCTACCTGTCCGACTACGACACGTTCGCAGAGGCACAGGCCCGCCTGCCGCACTTCATCGATCAGGTCTACAATCGCGATCGACGCCACTCGGCCCTCGGATATCTGTCCCCGGTCGAGTTCGAACTCAAATCAAAACAACCCCCAACACCCCATCTAACTCAACACACCTGA
- a CDS encoding transposase: MARQRRVFSPEFKRRVVEELESGQSQAAVARKYEVSPHLLMQWPDVVQAGRVGGGTGDAPPAVLLADQLIKGEIIRSRRSRFTF; the protein is encoded by the coding sequence ATGGCACGTCAGAGAAGGGTCTTCAGTCCGGAGTTTAAGCGGCGGGTCGTGGAAGAACTGGAGTCGGGTCAGAGTCAGGCGGCGGTGGCCCGCAAGTATGAAGTGAGTCCACATCTGCTTATGCAGTGGCCGGACGTGGTGCAGGCCGGTCGCGTGGGGGGGGGGACCGGCGATGCGCCGCCAGCGGTGTTGCTGGCGGACCAGCTGATTAAGGGCGAGATCATCCGCAGCAGACGCAGCAGATTCACCTTTTGA
- a CDS encoding IS3 family transposase encodes MAEDRGRLTIRQGCALMSLPRSTFYYRSSADEARLQQELDLQDRIEELALDNTSYGYRRITAALHRDGQLVNHKTVLKIMRASDLLVRPLRGFVITTDSKHAFPFYPNLYQNPWPSAPNQIWAADITYVRLPLGFCYLAAILDLYARRVIGWALEKSLEARLVITALEMALKQRRPAPGLIHHSDRGVQYACPAYTDLLKQHGFQISMSRKGNPYDNAALESFMKTLKKEEVYLNEYRTVEEARHKIGHFLEHNYNRIRLHSSLGYRPPEECELQYNQTLPAA; translated from the coding sequence ATTGCGGAAGATCGGGGCCGGCTCACGATCCGGCAAGGGTGCGCGTTGATGAGCCTGCCACGCAGTACGTTCTACTATCGTTCTTCTGCGGACGAAGCACGGTTGCAGCAAGAGCTGGATCTGCAGGACCGCATTGAAGAACTCGCCCTGGACAATACGAGTTATGGCTATCGGCGCATCACGGCGGCGCTGCACCGGGACGGACAGCTCGTCAACCACAAGACGGTGTTGAAGATCATGCGGGCATCGGACCTGCTGGTGCGGCCCTTACGCGGCTTCGTGATCACCACGGACAGCAAACACGCCTTCCCGTTCTATCCGAACCTGTATCAAAACCCGTGGCCGTCCGCGCCGAATCAGATCTGGGCTGCTGACATCACCTATGTCCGCCTGCCGCTGGGCTTCTGCTATCTGGCCGCGATCCTCGATCTCTATGCCCGGCGGGTGATCGGCTGGGCCCTGGAGAAATCTCTGGAAGCCCGTCTGGTGATCACCGCGCTGGAGATGGCTTTGAAGCAACGACGACCGGCACCCGGTCTGATCCACCACAGTGATCGCGGGGTGCAGTATGCCTGCCCAGCCTACACCGATCTCCTGAAGCAGCACGGCTTTCAGATCAGCATGAGCCGTAAGGGCAACCCCTACGACAATGCGGCCCTGGAAAGCTTCATGAAGACGCTGAAAAAAGAAGAAGTCTATCTGAACGAGTACCGTACCGTCGAAGAGGCACGGCACAAAATCGGTCACTTCTTAGAGCACAACTACAATCGCATCCGGCTGCACTCGAGCCTCGGCTACCGACCGCCGGAAGAATGTGAACTTCAATACAATCAAACCCTCCCCGCCGCCTAG
- a CDS encoding transposase, producing MPRTKRRFTEEFRLGVVQEVLAGESQAAVARRHSVSANSILEWTKAYRAGSLGGEGTGGPDVQRLLVQTRADEAHIAELQRIVGQKEDEITFLKRTARLKEQQTAAAALRKIGAGSRSGKGAR from the coding sequence ATGCCGCGTACGAAACGGAGATTTACCGAGGAGTTTAGGCTCGGAGTGGTGCAGGAAGTGCTGGCCGGAGAGAGTCAGGCCGCGGTGGCGAGGAGACACTCGGTTTCCGCCAACAGTATTTTGGAATGGACGAAGGCCTACCGTGCCGGTTCCTTGGGGGGAGAAGGAACCGGCGGCCCGGATGTGCAACGGCTGCTGGTGCAGACGCGGGCCGATGAAGCCCACATCGCCGAACTGCAACGGATCGTCGGCCAGAAGGAAGATGAGATCACCTTTCTAAAAAGAACGGCCCGCCTGAAGGAACAGCAGACCGCCGCCGCTGCATTGCGGAAGATCGGGGCCGGCTCACGATCCGGCAAGGGTGCGCGTTGA
- a CDS encoding endonuclease/exonuclease/phosphatase family protein, whose product MVTYNMQGMRPGSNWQVRLFFMIQFFEQLDPDIICLQEINQTLGGNGEDNMARTVAEALSAHFGIEYHYYFTQTHIGWEQFAEGVGFVTKYPVLEEGARSLPRGDFPRKVAWNRVDTPLGIVNAFSTHLSGDAAFQQVQGVMAYISEIEQIYSSVGALLAGDFNSVPGSAAILLLVESATDTVFFDSFAEMNPGQSGFTIPAETPTSRIDYIFQRSPGLLLADSSRIVMDSTYDGSHFTSDHLGVMTVFSLAGQGTVPDASSAAPVRLELHSVYPNPFNSQATIDYVLDHTAYVWLAIYDTQGRLVSAIVEETQAPGRHLAYWMPRAAASGIYLIRLNASGISHWQKAVYIK is encoded by the coding sequence TTGGTGACCTACAATATGCAGGGGATGAGACCAGGCAGCAATTGGCAAGTGCGCCTGTTCTTTATGATCCAGTTCTTTGAACAACTGGATCCGGACATCATTTGTCTACAGGAGATCAATCAGACGCTGGGGGGAAACGGCGAGGACAATATGGCGCGAACAGTCGCGGAGGCGTTGAGCGCCCATTTCGGTATCGAATACCATTACTATTTCACGCAGACGCACATCGGCTGGGAACAGTTCGCGGAGGGAGTGGGATTTGTCACCAAGTATCCGGTTCTGGAAGAGGGGGCGCGCTCACTTCCCCGTGGAGACTTCCCGCGAAAAGTGGCATGGAACCGCGTAGACACGCCGCTGGGAATTGTCAACGCCTTCTCGACGCACCTCAGCGGCGACGCCGCGTTTCAGCAGGTGCAGGGCGTCATGGCGTACATAAGCGAGATCGAGCAGATCTACTCATCGGTTGGTGCGCTACTCGCAGGCGACTTCAATTCAGTGCCCGGATCGGCTGCCATCCTGCTGCTGGTGGAATCCGCCACCGACACTGTCTTCTTCGATAGTTTCGCCGAAATGAACCCCGGGCAGAGCGGCTTCACGATTCCGGCGGAGACTCCAACATCGCGCATTGATTACATCTTTCAAAGGAGCCCGGGTCTGCTACTCGCCGACAGTTCGCGCATCGTCATGGACAGCACCTATGATGGATCTCATTTCACGTCGGACCATCTGGGGGTCATGACCGTCTTCTCATTGGCGGGGCAAGGCACCGTGCCGGACGCGTCTTCCGCGGCACCGGTGCGACTGGAACTGCACAGCGTGTACCCGAATCCGTTCAACAGCCAAGCCACGATCGATTATGTCCTTGACCATACTGCCTATGTGTGGCTGGCCATCTATGACACGCAGGGCAGGTTGGTGTCAGCGATAGTTGAGGAAACGCAAGCACCGGGGCGACATCTCGCCTATTGGATGCCTCGCGCCGCTGCCTCAGGGATCTACCTCATTCGGCTAAATGCCAGTGGGATTTCGCATTGGCAGAAGGCGGTCTACATCAAGTAG